From Gadus macrocephalus chromosome 16, ASM3116895v1:
ctctctgtctctgtctctgtctctgtctctgtctctgtctctctctctctctctctctctctctctctctctctctctctctctctctgtgttaatGACGTCCATTCACCCCACCTCTCGTCACCTGTCGCCCCCCAGGGAGGAGATGACCTGGACCCCGCCTACGTGCTCTCCAGCCGCGTGCGTACCGGACGCTCCATCAAGGGGTTCACCCTGCCCCCCCACAACAGCCGTGGGGAGCGCAGAACCATCGAGAAGCTCTCCATCGAGGGTAACTATCGGCCAGTCAAGTCCAGTCACGTCAAACAAAGGGGTCTCATTGTATCACCGTTTGTTATCTTCTGTTCTTTTGGGTGATAACTTACGCGGGCATCATTCATTTTACTTTGAGCTTCTTGAACTGGTCTTGGGTTTCTGttgaaaaaacaacacattttataagaaaatatatttttttggatTGGGTGTACACGACCCCCGAGTATATTGAGGCCCAAGATAttacagagggagagggtgttGGGGCACTCAGAGTATTCTGCAGACATGACCAATGGAGCCCGGCACTAGCTTCCAGCTGCTGATGAGTCTGCCGTGGTTCTGTCCCCAGCTCTGGCCACCCTGAGCGGTGAGTTCCAGGGTAAGTACTACCCCCTGAACGGCATGACCGACAAGGAGCAGGACCAGCTGATCAACGACCACTTCCTGTTCGACAAGCCCGTCTCCCCCCTGCTGACCTGCGCCGGCATGGCCCGCGACTGGCCCGACGCTAGAGGCATCTGGtgagggacgcacacacacacacacacacacacacacacacacacacacacacacacacacacacacacacacacacacacacacacacacacacacacacacacacacacacacacacacgcgcgcacgcacacgcacagaataTCCAGTTAGTGTGACAAACTGTTGCTTATTCTGTACGTTTATACAATGTACAAAGATTATTTTGTCCCTGAAAGAGATTATTATTAAAGTCGTATTCCCCTTTTCTTTctggtgctctctctccctctctgtctctgtctctctccctgtctctctccgtctctctctctctctctctctcgtcctccctctccctctctgtctctctccccgtttctctccgtctctctctctctctctctccctctctacccgtctctctctctccttctctccctcaccctctttgtctctctacccgtctctctctctcaggcacaACGATGCTAAGACTTTCCTGGTCTGGGTGAACGAGGAGGATCATCTCCGCGTCATCTCCATGCAGCAGGGTGGCAACATGAAGGAGGTGTTCAGACGCTTCTGCACCGGTCTGCTGAaggtaacgcacacacacacacacacacacacacacacacacacacacacacacacacacacatacacacacacacacacactgatatgtatgcacacacattgtCCACACTCTTACACatgtatgtatacacacacacacacacacacacacacacacacacacacacacacacacacacacacacacacacacacacacacacacacacacacacacacacacacacacacacacattcttaacgctgagcccctccccccgcaGATCGAGGAGACCTTCAAGAAGCACAACCACGGCTTCATGTGGAACGAGCATCTGGGATACGTGCTCACCTGCCCCTCCAACCTGGGAACCGGCCTGCGCGGCGGCGTGCACGTCAAACTCCCCAAGCTCAGCACACACGCCAAGTTCGAGGAGATCCTCACCAGGCTGCGTCTGCAGAAGCGCGGAACCGGTACGTTCCCGTTCTGTTCCTGTCTGGAGTTCCCCGCCATGAGACCCTTAATTCTCCTGGTTGGGTTTGAAAGATAAACAAAGTTTTAAACACAGTAATGACCAGAACATATATGAATAGATTGATCATCTATATTTGTACATTCTGAATACTATGTTTATTTGCTAAAAAATATGTTAACATTTTTGCATGGCCTACACAATATACAGTATGAATAAGTATAcagatataggcctactcaatgtTTTTGTATCCAAACGTCACCATGGATGTAGGCTCACCGGTGGTCACTGACCAGCTATCAATAGAAACCTTAATTTATATTTCCCCTCCCTTATTCAACCACCAGGTGGCGTCGACACAGCCTCCGTGGGCGGTGTGTTCGACATCTCCAACGCCGATCGTCTGGGCTCCTCCGAGGTGGATCAGGTCCAGATGGTGGTTGATGGTGTCAAGCTGATGGTGGCGATGGAGAAGAAGCTGGAGAAGTCCGAGTCCATCGACGACATGATCCCTGCCCAGAAGTAAATCAGAAAAGACGGAACAGACAAATGGATACCTGCAATTTTTTgtattataaaaaaacaaaaaccgaACGGGTGGTCTTGTTGTAAAGTTAGCTTTGCCGGATGATGCCGTCTGGCAGATTTTCCTGAGAACAACGCTACTCTGTCATCAAGCGTTGCTtcttacttctgacttctgAACACTGTCTCTTCAACCTACTGaccttttcatttcacttcctACTTTCTACTTCCTTTCCCACTTTAACCATCTTCCAATCTCTCTTTTAACATCCTGGGATCAATCGGAGCCAATAGTCCTGCTATGAGCGCTGACCGAAATTCATCAACACCTTTTGATTGTAAAATATTGGTTGACAAATAAAATCACGCCCCATGTTACAATCAAACCTGTGATGTTTCCTGATTTTGTTTTAGAAAATATTAATATAGGCCTTCAAGCATCAGTTCGGTCCCACTGCCAGGTGAAAGGGCACCAGATAGATTCTCCCCAACGTCAAACACATGCCCCTACTGCTTACTATTTATTAGTCAGTAATGATGCTTTTGTCCAAGGCGTccatcacagagagagcgaAGACACGCACAAAATAAACTTTCACTGTAGCACCCCGGCAAAACACGAAACAAATGAACGGTGAAGTGGTTTGAAAGTCTTTATTGAGTTTGCGTCACACATGGTTTCCTTGGAGACATGCAGCCGGACTGCAGGTCGGTCATCGGTTATTCAGCCCGTAAGTATCATTGATAAAAGCAACTGCCtcaacacacactacaacaaaaCGCTCTGGTCTCACAGCGTGGCCCGCTTCATGTTCGTTGACAGTACAGTCGGAAAGTACGGAGTGGTGGACCAAAAAATAACTGAACAGAAAAAGAGTTGGCAAAGGATTAGCCCTAAATCACAGCTTTAACATTTAAGACAGTGGTGGCCATCATGGATGGGACTGCAGGTCTCCCGGTAAAGTATTAGTCATCACAGCGGTAGAAATATCAAGTCTGTCCTTACACTTCACCGTCGACATTCAGAAGTCCACGTTTAGTCAGATGGTTCAAAAAACGTCAACACAACAAATGCTTCGGCCTATTTTTCTGCAAACATAGTACCAAATGGGATTACGTTCAGAGAACTTTGCACCATACGTGTGAGCAGGCTCCAGGGTCCAGACCAGTGGCTACATTCTATTAAGTTAGtggctttatttatttatagaggGGTACCCTACATCCTACCGAGGTCATTCAAGGTCAGCAATTTCATTCACGCCCCCTCCTTAGCTCTCCACAGCTGAAGACACCAACGCTACACCGACTTCACACATGCATCCAGGTTCTGCAGTGGCCCGATGGTACCAACCAGACCAACACCGCAACAGTCCTACACCGTTTGAGAAAACACGCAAAGGTGATGGGTCAACAGTCGTAACGCCCCCTTAACAGTACTGCAGTGTGATTGGTCAACACAAGGCCAAGGGTGTGGCCACCAGGGTTCAGCGTGTTGCTACTCGGGGTCTGAAAATAGGGAAGTGATGTTAGGACGGGACAGAAGAGTATTCAAATCAATGTTGCTTTCAATGAACAAATGGTGGCTTTTCTGTGTTGAAAGGACGTCTCGCGTCTATTAGTCTTCGAACCGGTCTTACCGCATAAACACATCGCCCAAGACCTACGGCCATTGCTACAGTACGGTACAGCACGGCAGCAGGAAACAAATACTGTTTGAACTCATCACATGAAGTGACGTTATCACTACAGTGGCTAATTCTACAGGTTCTACTAGTGAAACAAGCGAGTGTCAAACACAGATTGGCTGTTAGGTAAGTCTGCATTTGTACACTGTTAAGACGTGTTGTATGGCTGGTGGGATTCGCGGGGTGTACAGTGGCTTCCAGACGCAGCTAGGACTGCCCAAACGGCATCAACGACAACAAAGTAATCCCAACCGGTTTTCAGGTAGGAGACAAGACAGTACACTTTTAGTATTTCCCCAACAGACATGTTTGTCACCACGGTTTGACTTTTTCCACTGAAATGTAGTCTGCGCTGCTGTGTGTTATGCTTGAGATTTGGACCTAAATGAGTGTGAAGATTGGAGTAAGGAGAGCGGACCAGAGTGTACAGTCCCTGTACTGGAGGTGGATACAAAGCACGTCACTCAATATAATCCTTAGACATCACTGGTCATCCACCATCAcgccctccacctccctgaCAAGCATTCAAACATTCAGAgacattattttaaatgtatccctttagaaaataaaaaaaacagcattCTCCGAGTTGGAAAACCTTGTTTTTCCTTTCACCGTTAACACACCGCACCAGTCACCTTTTTCTAGGACTCTTGAATGAGTTATTTGTTTCCAATGCTTGTTTGGACCTTACTCTTCCCATGTAGATCTATTGTGTGGTGAAAGGTGCaggaaaataaaaacaggaGTATAGTACATCCTTTTATTTCATCGTGTGGACAAGTAGTGATGTTTCCGCTAACCTACGTGTCATTATGGGACAGGGGGCAGCTTCGCTAGTGAGGGAACATCGTGTTTAGCTACCGATCCGTTTGTAGGCAGATTGAGAACCGACTGGGATGTGTTTGTACCAAggtacaataaaaacaacatgaacAGTAAAACAGGTGCCATGGACGAATGGACAGACAGAACGTCTTAACATGTGTCTACAGCTCAACCGAGTGAGGGGGAACTGTCGCGAGTCTCTGCACATCTCTCTCTAGAGGCCGAGAAACAGACTGCGCCCTCGTTTTAAAATCGTGGTGGGAAACATCCTCCGCCAACATGACCCAAAAtgtaaaacaacaacagaggtCAATAATCACCTGCCCATTCTAAAAGCatacaacaataacaaaatactatgtaacaaataaaacaaaagtctTTAAATAGCAGCTCTTTAAAAAGGAATGATGACAAATATGATACAATAGGAGTGAAAATGAGAAAACAGAGTTGCTCATTCTCGTCGGCAAATGTGGAATCATGGAGGGGAAAAGCCGGTTGACTCCATGAGGTCacgagttgggggggggggggggggggggggtggtggttcctAAGCAAGGGGGTTCAAAGGTGGCAGCTCCAGTCGTCACCATCGTCTTCATCAGCCTGCAGAGGGCGCTCTATCCGTGTCTGTGCGTCCGTTGTTTCTCCCGCTGGGAGAAGAGGCGTGTCCCTGCCGGAGGCCGGGCGTCCACCGCGCggagagaaggagcaggaggaggagcaggaggagatgaCGGCGAGCGGCTCTTCGCCTCCTCACCCTCATCTTCctcgatcctcctcctcctccgtcgtcgtcgtcctcctcctcgtagcCCCGCCCTGTCCCCGTGCGGcgtgcccccgccccccccgccgccccgccctCAGAGCTCCAGCTCCTTAGACACTTTGGTGGCGATGTCTCTGAAGGCGAGCGGCGCGCCCCACAGGCGCTTGAAGCGCACGCCGCTGCTCTGCGCGGGGACGGCGGCGAGGGcgccggcgggggcggcggaggCCCCGGGGGGGCCCCTGGCGCCGGGCAGCTGGCACACCTCGGCCTCGAAGGCCACGCGGGCGCCGGCCGCGCCGTGCGTGCAGGACAGCAGGAAGGGGCCGGCCTGGTGGACCTGGCAGCCGCAGCTCTGGGCCGCCTCGCGCAGCGCCAGCACCACCTCGGCCGGGTCCCGCTGGCTCCGCACCCTCACATCCCAGCCGCATCGGGGAGCCCGGGGCTCCAGCGCCTTCTGATGCCCAGGTAGATGGCGActggggggggccggggagaggggggccgaggggtggggagatggagggagaggggagaggatggaggatgGGTGGTGTATTGAGGTGGGGGCATGTcgcagagtgagtgagaggggtggaggattGCAGAGGTTAAAAAGGAGGTCAAGGGGTCAACCGGCCCAGTGTTGAAGAGAGTGAAACGAGTGAATGGATGAGTGTGGGTGGATGGAAAAGGTGATTGGATGTATTGAAAATGTATGGGGGTGCAGTGATGGAgggttggggagagagaggaaaagaaggAAATATATTAATATCACATTATAGTTTGGTCACACACGTTATGCCTACATGTTGTATTTTCCCTATTAGCTGGGTCTTgttaataaatatacatttatattaaaaCAGTCTGGATCCAAAGTGATGCGCAAGACATGCAAATCATATTTGCCTCTGAAATGATTAAACTAAAATAACTTTGTGTCATAAATTAATACAGCAATATAAAGTACCAGCATGAAAACAATGTGTGGTGACACtgaacaaacatgaacacaatacACCATGTGACACATGTTACCTGTTGGCTGAGGATTCGGGAGAAGGCAAAATGTTGTCCTTTATTTACCCATACAAAGCTTAGAAATGGGTATTTGGCGAGACATTCTGGCTTCTCATTAATAATCATGCGGTTGGGTTTAGTAtccagcctgcagggttatttAAGTTTACCGTCACCAGAACTGCTTTAATACTGAATAATGTCTGGTATCTGGGCCAGGAGCAGGAGCTAAA
This genomic window contains:
- the ckmb gene encoding creatine kinase, muscle b — translated: MAKNCHNDYKMKFSGDEEFPDLSLHNNHMAKVLTKDIYNKLRGKSTPSGFTVDDIIQTGVDNPGHPFIMTVGCVAGDEESYEVFKDLLDPIISDRHSGYKPTDKHRTDLNFENLKGGDDLDPAYVLSSRVRTGRSIKGFTLPPHNSRGERRTIEKLSIEALATLSGEFQGKYYPLNGMTDKEQDQLINDHFLFDKPVSPLLTCAGMARDWPDARGIWHNDAKTFLVWVNEEDHLRVISMQQGGNMKEVFRRFCTGLLKIEETFKKHNHGFMWNEHLGYVLTCPSNLGTGLRGGVHVKLPKLSTHAKFEEILTRLRLQKRGTGGVDTASVGGVFDISNADRLGSSEVDQVQMVVDGVKLMVAMEKKLEKSESIDDMIPAQK